Within the Ochrobactrum sp. Marseille-Q0166 genome, the region CGTGCAGCTGCTGAACTGAACGCCGGGAAAAGCGTAGCATGACTGTGGATAGCCGTTATTCAAGCTTGAAAACTATTGTTCCCGGTGTTTCACGTGAAACAACTGAGCGATTGATTGCCTTTGAAGAGCTGTTTCGAAAGTGGTCTTCGGCCATTAATCTGGCGTCACCTTCCACCCTTGCGGACCTATGGAGCCGCCATATTCTCGACAGTGCGCAGATATTTCCGCTGGCACCCGAAGCAAAGCGCTGGCTCGATCTCGGGTCTGGCGGCGGCTTTCCCGGTATCGTAACCGCCTGCTCTCTAAAGGACATTCCGGGGGCTTCGATTGATCTGGTCGAAAGTGCGGGAAAAAAGGCAGCATTTCTTCGTACAGCTGCAGGTCATCTCGCTGTGCCAGCACGCATTCACTCAGCCCGCATTGAAGCAATGTGGGATAAAATCGACGTGCCGGATGTCGTAACCGCCCGTGCACTCGCCTCGTTGAACGATCTTTTCAATCTCGCTGAGCCTTGGCTTACCACAGGTTCAAAGGCTCTTTTTCAAAAAGGTCGGGATTACCAGAGAGAAATCGATGAAAGCCGTGTCGGCTGGCGTTTTGATCTGGTACAACATGAAAGTGCTATCGATAAAGCTTCGGTGATACTCGAAATCAGCAATCTTCGACGCATTGCAGACTAATTCGTTATCTCAGAGCAGAAAGCAGCAGGGCGACGGTATGAACAAAAGATCCAGGATCATAACCATTGCAAACCAGAAGGGTGGCGTTGGCAAGACAACTACTGCCATTAATCTGGCTACCGCATTGGCCGCCATTGGCGAAACTGTGCTGATTGTCGATCTTGATCCGCAGGGTAACGCGAGTACCGGGCTTGGCATTGATCGCCAGAATCGCCCATTATCGTCTTATGATGTGCTGACGCAGGAAGCTTCCGTGAATGAAGCCGCGATGCAGAGCGATGTTCCGAATCTGTACATTGTGCCGTCAACACTCGATTTGCTCGGTATTGAAATGGAAATTGCGCAGGCACCGGATCGTACGCGGCGCTTGCGTGACGCACTGCGTTTTGATTCAGCGGTTGCGGAAAAGTTTTCTTATGTTCTGGTGGATTGTCCACCATCGCTCAATCTTCTAACGCTCAATGCCATGGCAGCGGCAGATTCTGTGATGGTGCCATTGCAGTGCGAATTCTTCGCGCTGGAAGGTCTTAGCCAGTTGCTCCAGACGGTCAACCAGGTACGATCAACGATTAATTCTGAACTAACTATTCAGGGCATTGTGCTCACCATGTTCGATAGCCGCAACAACCTTGCTTCTCAGGTTGTCGAAGACGTTCGCGCTTTTATGGGTGAGAAGGTCTATCGTACTGTTATTCCACGCAATGTGCGTGTTTCAGAAGCGCCATCGCATGGCAAGCCAGCTATTCTGTATGATCTGAAATGTGCTGGCAGTCAGGCGTATTTGCAGCTCGCTTCCGAAGTTATTCAGCGTGAGCGGCAGCTTCAGGCCGCATAATGAGCCAGCATCGCGCTGGCGGTGCTTATATTGATTCGACTACGTAACAATTGCAGGAACTGCCGACGATGAACGACGATCCTTCAAAAAAGCGGCTTGGCCGCGGCTTGGCCGCCCTGATCGGTGAAATCGACCGCCCGGCGGAAGAACGTAAGGTGCCGATTTCGAGTGAGCGTAATGTTCCGATTGAGTTCGTAACACGTAATCCGCGCAATCCACGTCGCATGTTCTCGGAAGTGGAGCTCGAAGATCTCGCGCAGTCGATTAAGGAGCACGGCGTTGTTCAGCCAATTGTTGTGCGTCCTGCACCGGGAGAGCCGGATCGCTTTGAACTCATTGCTGGTGAACGTCGCTGGCGCGCATCGCAGCGTGCAGGCGTGGATACAATCCCAGTCATCATACGCGATGTCGATGATCGCGTGGCGCTTGAGATTGCAATCGTTGAAAACGTACAACGCGCAGATCTCAATGCAGTCGAAGAAGCGCTTGGATATCAACAGCTTATCGACAATCACGATTATACTCAGAATGATCTGGCACAGGTTATCGGCAAAAGCCGCAGCCATGTGGCCAATACGCTGCGTCTTCTGAAACTGCCGCAGCGCGTGCAGGATTTTATTTCTGATGGCGCTTTGTCGGCTGGTCATGCGCGTAGTCTGATCACGATGGAAGATCCGACGGCCCTGGCTGAGCGGGTTGTGAAGGAAGGCCTGTCTGTGCGTCAGGTCGAGGCTCTGTCGCAGGCACGCAACGGTGCTGAGCCAAAACCGGGTAAGAGTGCACCGGTTGAAAAAGATGCTGACACCAAGGCGCTTGAAAAGCTACTATCCGATGTCACAGGCATGAAGGTTGAAATCAATCATCGTGAACGCGGCGGCGATGTCAAAATTCGCTACAGTTCTCTGGAGCAGCTGGACGAGATTTGCCGCCGTCTACAAAGCTAATTGTCTTGCATATGCTTAGACGTAAATCCGTGAAACATTTTATTGTTTCACGGATTTTTCTAACGATTACGCGCCTTAATCAGTGACAAGATGATGATTATCATAAGGATGACGCCGATTAGGACACCAATTGAACTACCCCAAACTAGGCCATAGTTGCCGCCCACCAGCCAGCCGAGGAGGGCGCCAGTCATGAGCAGAAGTACGGAGGGATACAGCCAATCATCACGTTATTCCATTGTGTTACAAGCCGTATCCTGTTGTCCACTCTTGTAGATTTCGTTTCGTTCTATAAACCCGATATTACTTTACAGTGAAATTAGCTCAAGCTCGGAGGAGACCGCTCACAGGCTGTTGATGTGGCGTAAATTATTGAGATATTGCCTCAATATTGAAAGGCCGGGGAGAAACCGCACCATGGAAATGTTTACGCAAATTGTCATTCACACGCCTGTCTATGTTTGGGGTCTGCTTGTTTATCTCGTCATAATGGGGATAAAGGGGCGCGAAACACACACAGTGACCGTATGGAGAATGCTGTTTGTTCCAGCGATCTTCATTGCTGTTGGATTTTTACATTTCGACAGCAATTCCGACCAGTTCAGCGCGTTCGTGACAAGTTGCTTTGCAGGAGTGCTCGTGCTGGCACCTGTTGGATATCTTACTGGGCCGCGCATTCTCGCGGTTGATCGCGAAAACAAAACTATCAAGCTTGCAGGCACGATTTTGCCACTGATCCGAAACCTTATCTTCTTCTGCGCTCAATATGTGCTCGCAGTTTTAAATGCTATCTATCCAGAAGATCAATCAACGCTGGCTTGGATTACAGGGGCTGTGTCAGGCGCATCCGTAGGATACTTCGGTGGATGGCTAATCGCTTTATTTCAATTATATCGAATTAGATAATATAGATAAATTTTGAAAATATAGAAATTTATTCGAATTTATTATTAATTAAAATTATTGTATAAAAAATAATTTTTCTTTATATAATTTAGTATAAATATCAGTTAATTTGCGAATAATTTATTTTTATCATTATTTATCACAATTTTTTAATGATTTAAATATAATGAATAGTTATTCATTTTTCGTCGTTTCATTTTTTTCTATTTTTCCAGCACTCGCCGAGACACCTGTTTATGAGATCCACGGTTCCTTTGGTGGGCTACAGGCTGACGCAGGGAGTATATCTGCGGATGGTAAAGTCATCGGTGTTCGTCGATTAGGGACGAGTGGCGCTTTTGATAAGTCTTATATAATAACGCCGGGCGGAATTATCGATATTGGCGCTGTAAGCGGTTCCAATACAACAACCCTTCTTGCTGTTTCCTCAAACGGCTTAGCTGCAATTGGTAATAGCGGTTTTGATAATTCCGAAATGCGTCCATTCTGGTGGAGCTCGCACACGGGTATCGTAGATATAGGCAGCCTTGGCGGCACGACATCTTATGCGATTGGGGTTTCCGCCGATGGAAATGTCGTGACTGGAAATAGCTTTATATCCGGTAACACTGCCAACCATAGTTTTAGGTGGTCATTGCAGGATGGATTAACCGATCTTGGCACGCTGGGCGGGGAACTGTCGAATTCCAATGCCATTTCAGCGGATGGAAGCACGATAGTCGGTTATAGCAATATTGATAATTCTGAAATTCGGGCTTTCCGCTGGCAACAGGAAACCGGTATGCTGAGTTTAGGCACCTTAAGCGGTAATTATTCAGTTGCACGAGGGGTTTCGGCGGATGGATCTGTGATCGTTGGAGCAAGCGATACATCCACTGGTCAGCTGCGCGCATTTCGCTGGACCGCAGATAGTGGAATGGTCGATATTCACCCTCAAGATAATGATAATTACAGCATAGCTGACCTTGTTTCCAGTGATGGGGCAGTCGTTGTCGGCACTGCAATCTTCAATAGTGGATTTACAGAGGTTTTTCGTTGGACCTCTGCGACTGGCACGGTGAGCTTAAGTTCTTTAGGTGGAGGTATGTCACATGCGTTAGCCATAACGAAGGACGGAAGTGCTATCGTCGGTTATAGTTACAACGCAAATATGGAAACACGTGCGTTTCGGTGGACTGCCGGTGATGGGATGCAGGATCTGGGTACAATAGGCGGAGCGAACTCAGTTGCCTGGGACATTTCAGATGATGGCACGGTGATTGCTGGTACGGCAGAAACTGCAGAAGGCGTTGCGCACGCAACTTTGTGGAAGTTTGCAAAGCCTCACAATGAGCCTGAGCCTGAGCCTGAGCCGGAACCCGGTACTGGTGGGGAGCAGCCTAATGAACCATCGCCGGGGCCGGGCGGGCATATCCCCTCTGTGCCGCCGACAGGTCCTCAAAAACCTGAACCCAATCCGGTCATGATTGATGTCGATCATACTACTCAGACCGTTATGGGATTGGGAGGATTAAGCTTTTCGGCGATAGAAGCCCAGCGTCTTACATTGAACAAGCTGCAAAATTTCTGCGATGTCGAAAGAGCCGCTCAAACCTGCTATTCGCTTTTCACCGATGTCAGTGGTTTCGGCGGTCAGAAGGATTTGCTGACAGGTTTTACACTTGGTCACGGCTTCACCGACAATTTTTCTGCAGGTGTGACCATTGCCCATTCTTTCTGGCGTGATCTGCCGGACGGCTTTGATAGTGGCAGCGACAATTTCGGCGGTGGCATCTTCGCGCAGTGGAAAGACAAGACGGCTATAGGGGATTGGTATATGCGGGCGAGCCTGGCAGCCAATCGCTATGATACCGACATCACGCGGCCAATGTTCGCCTACACGGAAGCTGGAACCGGCGAAAGCAGGTTGCAGGGCTGGAGTACTGCACTGGAACTGGGGCGGACAGACAACCTCAATTTCCATAATGCCCGTCTCGGCTATTATGGCGGTCTGCGCTATAGCAGTCTGTCCATGGATGGCTATACGGAAAGCAATGCGCTGTTTCCGTTCACCTATGGCGACATGAAATATGAGCTGACAACGGCTTATGCGGGTGCAAATTTCACTATGCCGCTGACTGACAGAATCCGATGGTCTATCAATCTCGAAATCGAGCAGGATGTTGCGCACAAGGATCCCGAATTTGACGCCAGAGCCGATTATATCGGCGTATTGACGCTCGATTCCGACTTCTCACATACCAGAGGCTCTGCCTGGACAAG harbors:
- the rsmG gene encoding 16S rRNA (guanine(527)-N(7))-methyltransferase RsmG, translated to MTVDSRYSSLKTIVPGVSRETTERLIAFEELFRKWSSAINLASPSTLADLWSRHILDSAQIFPLAPEAKRWLDLGSGGGFPGIVTACSLKDIPGASIDLVESAGKKAAFLRTAAGHLAVPARIHSARIEAMWDKIDVPDVVTARALASLNDLFNLAEPWLTTGSKALFQKGRDYQREIDESRVGWRFDLVQHESAIDKASVILEISNLRRIAD
- a CDS encoding ParA family protein; this translates as MNKRSRIITIANQKGGVGKTTTAINLATALAAIGETVLIVDLDPQGNASTGLGIDRQNRPLSSYDVLTQEASVNEAAMQSDVPNLYIVPSTLDLLGIEMEIAQAPDRTRRLRDALRFDSAVAEKFSYVLVDCPPSLNLLTLNAMAAADSVMVPLQCEFFALEGLSQLLQTVNQVRSTINSELTIQGIVLTMFDSRNNLASQVVEDVRAFMGEKVYRTVIPRNVRVSEAPSHGKPAILYDLKCAGSQAYLQLASEVIQRERQLQAA
- a CDS encoding ParB/RepB/Spo0J family partition protein, with the translated sequence MNDDPSKKRLGRGLAALIGEIDRPAEERKVPISSERNVPIEFVTRNPRNPRRMFSEVELEDLAQSIKEHGVVQPIVVRPAPGEPDRFELIAGERRWRASQRAGVDTIPVIIRDVDDRVALEIAIVENVQRADLNAVEEALGYQQLIDNHDYTQNDLAQVIGKSRSHVANTLRLLKLPQRVQDFISDGALSAGHARSLITMEDPTALAERVVKEGLSVRQVEALSQARNGAEPKPGKSAPVEKDADTKALEKLLSDVTGMKVEINHRERGGDVKIRYSSLEQLDEICRRLQS
- a CDS encoding autotransporter domain-containing protein codes for the protein MNSYSFFVVSFFSIFPALAETPVYEIHGSFGGLQADAGSISADGKVIGVRRLGTSGAFDKSYIITPGGIIDIGAVSGSNTTTLLAVSSNGLAAIGNSGFDNSEMRPFWWSSHTGIVDIGSLGGTTSYAIGVSADGNVVTGNSFISGNTANHSFRWSLQDGLTDLGTLGGELSNSNAISADGSTIVGYSNIDNSEIRAFRWQQETGMLSLGTLSGNYSVARGVSADGSVIVGASDTSTGQLRAFRWTADSGMVDIHPQDNDNYSIADLVSSDGAVVVGTAIFNSGFTEVFRWTSATGTVSLSSLGGGMSHALAITKDGSAIVGYSYNANMETRAFRWTAGDGMQDLGTIGGANSVAWDISDDGTVIAGTAETAEGVAHATLWKFAKPHNEPEPEPEPEPGTGGEQPNEPSPGPGGHIPSVPPTGPQKPEPNPVMIDVDHTTQTVMGLGGLSFSAIEAQRLTLNKLQNFCDVERAAQTCYSLFTDVSGFGGQKDLLTGFTLGHGFTDNFSAGVTIAHSFWRDLPDGFDSGSDNFGGGIFAQWKDKTAIGDWYMRASLAANRYDTDITRPMFAYTEAGTGESRLQGWSTALELGRTDNLNFHNARLGYYGGLRYSSLSMDGYTESNALFPFTYGDMKYELTTAYAGANFTMPLTDRIRWSINLEIEQDVAHKDPEFDARADYIGVLTLDSDFSHTRGSAWTSVSYAVSDTVELSLTPYVTRTASRDNAFGAMVRLSGKF